Proteins encoded by one window of Streptomyces sp. NBC_01571:
- a CDS encoding GNAT family N-acetyltransferase has translation MLKMPSRVELHPLTHADQDEFCMLVRASTGLHLPWMQLPGTAEEFQDWMRRFDDGTNLGFLVRVAETGAAAGMVNINSIIRGRYQGASLGYAAFAPSAGLGYMTEGLTITLQHAFTDLRLHRLEASIQPANKASLALVQRLGFRHEGVSPAYLYIDGDWRDHERWSITAPNPWTPDPSLPET, from the coding sequence ATGCTCAAGATGCCGTCACGGGTCGAACTGCACCCGCTCACCCACGCCGACCAGGACGAGTTCTGCATGCTCGTACGGGCCAGCACCGGGCTGCACCTGCCGTGGATGCAACTACCCGGAACCGCTGAGGAGTTCCAGGACTGGATGCGCCGCTTCGACGACGGCACCAACCTGGGCTTCCTGGTCCGCGTCGCGGAGACCGGCGCGGCCGCCGGCATGGTCAACATCAACTCGATCATCCGAGGCCGCTACCAGGGCGCGTCCCTCGGCTACGCGGCCTTCGCCCCGTCCGCAGGACTGGGTTACATGACCGAGGGGCTCACCATCACCCTCCAGCACGCATTCACCGACCTGCGACTCCACCGGCTGGAGGCCAGCATTCAGCCCGCGAACAAGGCGTCCCTGGCCCTGGTCCAGCGGCTGGGCTTCCGCCACGAAGGGGTTTCTCCCGCCTACCTCTACATCGACGGGGACTGGCGGGACCACGAACGCTGGTCCATCACCGCGCCGAACCCCTGGACACCCGATCCGTCGCTTCCCGAGACCTGA